One Vibrio penaeicida DNA segment encodes these proteins:
- the iolC gene encoding 5-dehydro-2-deoxygluconokinase: MTTNTNPKNEIRLSDWTEHYNRPIDALCLGRAGMDLYANDFGATLGSTSTFHKAVGGSPANIAFALSKLGAHSSVLSCVSEDGVGQYVKDTLDTHSIGTTYLFAVQGEYRTSLALAEFDPNPEVVIYRNLAADLALNFDHVDTVDFSDVRALIVSGTALSQSPSRESTLRAMKLAKAHGCKVVLDLDYRAYSWESAEEAADCYQKASSISDVVIGNEEEYQVMQGSALHHKDSEEMALIAAQVLCKQAELVVAKAGENGCRIFGSDSNKNLTSTTQGIFNVVAKKPYGAGDAFAGALIFGLLHGQPLQDCVAMGSANAAINVTGNTCSDAMSTLPELLEFMQSQNHPFSPQFSLLTNKESCHG; this comes from the coding sequence ATGACAACTAATACCAACCCCAAAAATGAAATACGTTTAAGTGATTGGACCGAACATTATAATCGCCCTATCGATGCACTTTGCCTCGGACGAGCAGGCATGGATCTGTATGCCAATGACTTCGGAGCAACTCTAGGAAGCACATCAACCTTCCACAAAGCCGTAGGCGGCTCTCCTGCGAATATCGCTTTTGCACTGTCTAAACTGGGAGCGCATTCTTCGGTTTTAAGTTGCGTATCAGAAGATGGGGTTGGGCAATACGTAAAAGACACGCTAGATACACATTCCATCGGCACAACGTATTTATTTGCCGTTCAGGGAGAATATCGAACCAGCCTCGCGTTGGCTGAGTTTGATCCTAACCCTGAAGTGGTCATATACCGAAATCTAGCTGCGGACCTCGCCCTGAATTTTGATCACGTCGATACCGTTGATTTTTCAGATGTTCGAGCTCTGATTGTATCAGGCACGGCACTGTCGCAATCTCCTTCCCGTGAATCGACTTTACGAGCGATGAAGTTAGCCAAAGCGCATGGCTGTAAGGTCGTACTCGACTTAGATTATCGCGCTTATTCGTGGGAGAGCGCAGAAGAAGCTGCCGATTGTTACCAAAAAGCCTCATCGATAAGTGATGTCGTCATCGGGAACGAAGAAGAGTATCAAGTTATGCAAGGCAGTGCGCTTCACCATAAAGACAGCGAAGAGATGGCACTCATTGCCGCCCAGGTTTTATGCAAACAAGCCGAATTGGTGGTTGCGAAAGCGGGTGAAAATGGGTGCAGAATCTTTGGTTCCGACAGCAACAAAAATCTCACCAGCACAACCCAAGGCATATTCAATGTGGTTGCGAAAAAGCCGTACGGAGCAGGAGACGCTTTTGCAGGCGCATTGATTTTTGGGCTATTGCATGGGCAGCCCCTGCAAGACTGCGTCGCTATGGGCAGTGCAAATGCCGCCATTAATGTGACTGGGAATACCTGTTCTGATGCGATGTCGACATTACCTGAGCTGCTTGAATTCATGCAATCACAAAATCACCCATTTTCCCCTCAATTTTCACTGCTAACCAACAAGGAGTCGTGTCATGGGTAA
- a CDS encoding 5-deoxy-glucuronate isomerase — translation MGKHIPPFNNKNEPVIDINDDTTPLCYFNPVSLKQGESYQYSLDNYESVVVLAGGTCDISVNEKSFPGVGKRNSVWEGDPSAVYVPVGSTANITCMSDSADVLIAGGYYGDEDRPELEPFAVTPDDVDKVQYGSDDTKTHRKIKHILGQKNADNRGRLLVSELFTVGAGGWSGFPPHKHDEDRLPTESRYEEVYQFRFNPGHGFGAQFLYEHHDDQGPVYHVKTGSVIAIDKGYHPSVAAPGYEMYYFTIIVGETSKSLVQFFDPNHEYQVETIPGIKDMVAKFK, via the coding sequence ATGGGTAAGCATATTCCACCGTTTAACAACAAAAACGAACCCGTCATTGATATTAATGATGACACGACCCCGTTGTGTTACTTCAACCCAGTCTCGTTGAAACAGGGTGAATCCTACCAATACAGCTTAGATAACTATGAAAGTGTGGTTGTGTTAGCAGGAGGAACTTGTGACATATCGGTAAACGAGAAGTCGTTTCCGGGCGTAGGAAAACGAAATTCGGTTTGGGAAGGCGACCCTTCCGCTGTCTATGTACCCGTTGGATCAACAGCCAACATTACCTGTATGAGCGACTCTGCTGATGTACTGATTGCTGGCGGATACTACGGCGATGAAGATCGCCCCGAACTCGAGCCTTTTGCTGTCACGCCTGATGACGTAGACAAAGTGCAATATGGCAGCGACGACACAAAAACTCACCGAAAAATCAAACACATCCTTGGTCAAAAAAACGCCGACAACCGTGGGCGCTTGCTTGTGAGCGAACTCTTCACCGTTGGTGCCGGAGGCTGGTCAGGATTTCCACCACATAAACACGATGAAGATAGGCTCCCTACTGAAAGCCGTTATGAAGAAGTTTACCAATTCCGTTTCAACCCCGGACATGGCTTTGGTGCGCAGTTTTTATATGAACACCATGATGATCAAGGACCGGTTTATCACGTTAAAACAGGCAGTGTGATCGCGATAGACAAAGGCTATCACCCAAGCGTGGCCGCACCGGGTTATGAAATGTATTACTTCACCATTATCGTAGGCGAAACAAGCAAATCTTTGGTGCAATTTTTCGACCCCAACCATGAATACCAAGTGGAAACCATTCCAGGTATTAAAGACATGGTCGCGAAGTTCAAATAA
- a CDS encoding Gfo/Idh/MocA family protein → MSLSIQKLGRRLRLAVIGGGPDSFIGSIHRSAATMHEEFEVVAGVFSSNPDRSLKAAESLGFRGYASPDALFSQEQSRADGADVIAIMTPNNTHYALSIQALEMGFHVMCEKPLTMNEEEANHLVAKAKQSKKCYCVAYGYTGYAMVRQARAMIKNGVIGDIKMLQSNYIQGHLAELTPSELDESNWHMKPELAGPSLILGDIATHSYHLLSYVSGMIPEKISADVTALVDGRQADDYCGVQLRYSNRARGQLFVTQAAAGGVHGLSFTIYGTKGGIEWNQEQPNELLVRPLDAPAYTLTKGGKGLLPEAQRVSHVAIGHPEGYREAFANLYFDLANHIVALESGEEPNPLCLEYPRVEEGAEGMAFVFAALNSRDSDSQWVALTS, encoded by the coding sequence ATGAGCCTCTCGATACAAAAACTTGGACGAAGGTTAAGGCTTGCTGTGATTGGTGGAGGTCCCGATTCGTTTATCGGGTCTATTCACCGAAGTGCTGCCACTATGCACGAAGAATTTGAAGTGGTGGCCGGTGTTTTTTCTTCGAACCCAGACCGTTCTTTGAAAGCCGCTGAATCTTTGGGCTTTCGAGGATACGCTTCGCCTGATGCGTTATTTTCTCAGGAACAAAGCCGAGCAGATGGTGCAGATGTGATTGCGATTATGACGCCCAACAACACTCATTACGCCTTGTCCATTCAAGCTCTAGAAATGGGTTTTCATGTAATGTGTGAGAAACCGCTCACAATGAACGAAGAAGAAGCAAACCATCTTGTTGCCAAAGCCAAGCAAAGTAAGAAGTGTTATTGCGTTGCATACGGCTACACGGGCTATGCCATGGTACGCCAAGCACGCGCCATGATAAAAAATGGTGTCATTGGCGATATAAAAATGCTTCAAAGCAACTATATCCAAGGGCATTTGGCTGAGCTAACGCCCAGCGAACTTGATGAGTCTAATTGGCACATGAAACCTGAGTTAGCAGGTCCTTCATTGATACTGGGCGATATCGCAACCCACAGCTATCACTTGCTTAGTTATGTGTCAGGAATGATCCCTGAAAAAATCAGTGCTGATGTCACTGCCTTGGTGGATGGGCGTCAAGCAGACGATTATTGTGGAGTGCAATTGCGATATTCAAATCGTGCGCGAGGTCAGCTATTTGTCACTCAAGCTGCAGCTGGTGGCGTACATGGCTTGAGTTTCACGATTTATGGTACAAAAGGTGGCATAGAGTGGAACCAAGAACAGCCCAATGAATTACTTGTTAGACCGTTAGATGCACCTGCATATACCTTAACCAAAGGGGGTAAAGGATTATTGCCTGAAGCACAAAGAGTATCTCATGTTGCTATTGGGCATCCGGAGGGCTATCGAGAAGCATTCGCTAATTTGTATTTTGATTTGGCGAATCACATTGTGGCACTGGAATCGGGAGAGGAACCTAACCCACTGTGCCTTGAATATCCTCGTGTGGAAGAAGGTGCTGAAGGTATGGCTTTTGTGTTTGCGGCATTAAACTCAAGAGATTCAGACAGCCAATGGGTTGCGCTAACCTCCTAA
- a CDS encoding ABC transporter permease has translation MTGKVSAEAAPAVSSNDERVRKVSVLNRLLSRPELGSVSGTILVFLFFAIVAWDSGMFNADGIMNWTTVSAQLGIIAVGACLLMIAGEFDLSIGSMIGFAGMMIAIPSVYWGWPVWLAIIFAFVGAMAIGFINGYIVVKTGLPSFIVSLAFLFILRGLTIALSIMLTNKTILSGVSEVAEGDILAAAFGGEIGMGFFQWLADVGLIEAYSDGTPIVSGIPMVVIWWFIITIIASFVLLRTKFGNWIFASGGDANAAKNVGVPTEKVKISLFMFTAFCATVFAACQVLEFGSAAADRGLLKEFEAIIAAVIGGALLTGGYGSVIGAFFGALIFGVVQMGIFFTGVDSDWFRVFLGVMLLIAVLFNNFIRKKVTSAR, from the coding sequence ATGACGGGGAAAGTTTCTGCAGAGGCAGCGCCAGCTGTTTCCAGTAATGATGAAAGAGTGCGCAAGGTCTCGGTGCTGAACCGACTCCTTTCTAGACCGGAGTTAGGATCCGTATCCGGAACAATATTGGTGTTTCTGTTCTTTGCCATAGTGGCATGGGATTCAGGCATGTTTAATGCTGATGGCATCATGAACTGGACAACGGTATCCGCACAGCTAGGCATTATTGCTGTTGGTGCATGTTTACTGATGATTGCTGGCGAGTTTGACCTATCCATCGGCTCAATGATTGGTTTCGCCGGAATGATGATAGCCATACCCTCAGTTTATTGGGGGTGGCCGGTATGGCTAGCCATTATTTTTGCCTTTGTAGGTGCAATGGCGATTGGCTTTATTAACGGGTACATCGTTGTAAAAACGGGGTTGCCTTCTTTCATCGTTTCATTGGCTTTCCTCTTTATTTTACGTGGGTTAACTATTGCCTTATCCATTATGTTGACCAATAAAACCATCCTTTCTGGTGTGTCCGAAGTCGCAGAGGGGGATATTCTTGCCGCCGCCTTTGGGGGGGAAATAGGCATGGGATTTTTCCAGTGGCTAGCAGACGTTGGTTTGATTGAAGCCTATAGCGACGGCACGCCGATCGTGAGCGGCATACCCATGGTCGTGATCTGGTGGTTCATCATTACCATCATCGCTTCATTTGTCCTGCTAAGAACCAAGTTTGGTAACTGGATCTTTGCTTCTGGCGGCGATGCCAACGCGGCGAAAAATGTGGGTGTACCAACTGAAAAGGTCAAGATTTCGCTATTCATGTTCACTGCGTTTTGCGCAACGGTCTTTGCTGCATGTCAGGTGTTGGAGTTTGGCTCCGCCGCTGCCGACCGTGGGTTGCTTAAAGAGTTTGAAGCGATTATTGCCGCGGTTATTGGCGGTGCATTACTCACTGGGGGGTATGGCTCGGTGATTGGTGCATTTTTTGGCGCTTTGATATTTGGTGTCGTGCAAATGGGGATCTTTTTCACCGGTGTCGATTCTGATTGGTTCCGAGTATTTCTGGGTGTGATGTTACTGATTGCCGTTCTTTTCAATAATTTTATTCGCAAGAAAGTGACCAGCGCACGTTAA
- a CDS encoding TIM barrel protein: MELKLANAPCSWGIEFPDNPDNPSWQTVLNEISSSGYKATELGPLGYLPQEKETLEKELSDRGLDLIAGTLFVHFHRMDTRQAILEQTKTVCQILQQQNAKYLVIIDHVSSPRTDQAGQVETATRLSNESWKYMMDTLKEVGRICADFGIVPTLHAHAGTFIEYRDELDRAMNDLPPDLMSLCVDTGHCIYAGMDPCEVLTTYQDRVKYLHFKDINPDVHKVSVANGVDFYKAIGNNIFCPLGEGCVDFEKVKQTLIEIDFKGWVTVEQDTDPSAKSDAKTDAERSRVFIEQTILS; encoded by the coding sequence GTGGAATTGAAACTTGCAAATGCCCCGTGCTCATGGGGAATAGAATTTCCAGATAACCCAGATAACCCATCTTGGCAAACGGTCTTAAATGAGATCAGTAGTTCGGGGTACAAAGCAACAGAGTTGGGACCTTTAGGCTATTTGCCGCAAGAAAAAGAAACACTGGAAAAGGAGCTGTCAGACAGAGGTTTAGATCTTATAGCGGGTACGTTATTTGTTCATTTTCATCGCATGGATACCCGACAAGCTATATTGGAACAAACCAAGACAGTGTGTCAGATACTGCAACAGCAAAATGCTAAATATTTGGTCATTATTGATCACGTTTCTTCCCCCCGCACTGACCAAGCAGGTCAAGTCGAAACAGCGACACGCCTCTCAAATGAGAGCTGGAAATACATGATGGATACGCTGAAGGAGGTAGGACGTATTTGCGCCGACTTTGGCATTGTTCCAACCTTACATGCTCACGCTGGAACCTTTATAGAGTATCGAGATGAACTAGATCGTGCCATGAATGATCTACCACCAGACTTAATGTCGCTTTGCGTCGATACAGGCCACTGTATCTACGCAGGGATGGACCCGTGTGAAGTACTTACTACCTATCAAGATCGTGTTAAATACCTGCACTTTAAGGACATAAATCCAGATGTTCACAAAGTCTCTGTTGCAAATGGCGTCGATTTTTACAAAGCCATTGGCAACAATATTTTCTGTCCATTAGGAGAAGGGTGTGTTGATTTTGAAAAAGTAAAACAGACTCTTATTGAAATTGATTTCAAAGGATGGGTCACTGTTGAGCAAGATACTGACCCGAGTGCAAAAAGTGATGCAAAAACCGATGCCGAAAGAAGTCGGGTGTTCATTGAACAAACTATTCTATCTTGA
- a CDS encoding sugar ABC transporter substrate-binding protein, with protein MNNLLSNIAKKASVLALAICGSAIAFMPLTASAEERFVLVSHAPDADSWWNTIKTAIKEAGQNMDVSVEYRNPPTGDLADMARIIEQAVASNPQGIITTLADYDVLKGPLEKAKKKGIPVVTINSGTKEQSESVGALLHVGQPEYDAGFGAGKRAKADGIKSFLCVNHYITNPASVERCQGFADALGVDLDGQMIDSGQDPTGIEKKVMAYMRKNPNIEAILTLGPTSAHPTLRALEKNRQLGKIYFGSFDLSNEIAQGIKEGNIKWAIDQQPYLQGYLPVMVLTLFNRYGVLPSNHINSGPGFVTKENLALVEKLAGEYR; from the coding sequence ATGAACAACCTATTGAGCAACATAGCGAAAAAGGCATCTGTATTGGCGTTAGCCATTTGCGGAAGTGCAATAGCATTCATGCCTTTAACTGCTTCTGCGGAAGAGCGTTTTGTTTTAGTTAGCCACGCCCCAGATGCTGATTCATGGTGGAACACGATTAAAACCGCAATTAAAGAAGCGGGACAAAACATGGATGTATCAGTTGAATATCGTAACCCACCAACCGGTGATCTGGCTGATATGGCTCGAATCATTGAACAAGCCGTCGCGTCAAACCCACAAGGGATAATCACAACACTCGCCGACTATGATGTTTTAAAAGGCCCACTAGAGAAAGCAAAGAAAAAGGGTATACCAGTGGTTACAATTAACTCTGGTACAAAAGAACAGAGTGAAAGTGTTGGCGCATTGTTACATGTTGGTCAGCCGGAGTATGATGCAGGATTTGGTGCAGGTAAACGTGCGAAAGCCGATGGCATTAAATCGTTCCTATGTGTAAACCACTACATCACCAACCCAGCTTCCGTTGAGCGTTGCCAAGGTTTTGCTGATGCACTGGGTGTAGATTTAGATGGTCAGATGATTGATTCAGGACAGGATCCAACAGGTATCGAAAAGAAAGTCATGGCGTACATGCGTAAAAACCCAAACATAGAAGCCATTCTGACTTTAGGTCCAACATCTGCTCACCCAACACTTCGTGCATTAGAGAAAAACCGTCAATTGGGAAAAATTTACTTCGGTTCTTTTGATCTAAGTAACGAGATTGCGCAAGGTATTAAAGAAGGCAACATTAAGTGGGCAATCGACCAACAGCCATACCTTCAGGGATATCTACCAGTCATGGTACTGACTCTATTCAATCGCTATGGTGTTCTACCATCAAACCATATCAATTCAGGACCAGGCTTTGTAACAAAAGAGAACTTGGCGCTTGTTGAAAAACTGGCGGGTGAGTACCGATAG
- a CDS encoding ATP-binding cassette domain-containing protein gives MDKYILELKNVSRYFGSVIALKDIDMKVKMGEVHCLLGDNGAGKSTLIKTLAGVHKPSEGEFLMNGSPVRFDSPRDALDAGIATVYQDLALVPLMSVTRNFFMGRELTKKWGPFEIFDTKRANEIARDGLADMGIDVRDPEHPIGTMSGGERQCLAIARAIHFGAKVLILDEPTAALGVKQSANVLKVVARARGKGLAVILITHNVHHAYPVADRFTLLNRGKSLGSWKKDEVSREEILEMMSGGEELETLEAELAEFARADAVASVG, from the coding sequence ATGGATAAGTACATTCTCGAGCTTAAAAACGTCAGTCGCTATTTTGGTTCTGTGATTGCGTTAAAAGACATCGATATGAAAGTGAAAATGGGGGAAGTGCATTGTCTGTTAGGTGACAACGGTGCAGGTAAATCGACGTTAATCAAAACTTTAGCTGGCGTGCACAAACCTTCAGAAGGCGAGTTTTTAATGAACGGATCGCCCGTGAGGTTTGACTCACCTCGTGATGCACTGGACGCAGGTATCGCGACGGTATACCAAGATTTGGCGTTGGTGCCTTTGATGAGTGTGACTCGAAATTTCTTTATGGGTCGGGAGCTCACTAAAAAATGGGGACCGTTTGAAATATTTGATACCAAACGAGCCAATGAAATTGCGCGTGATGGTTTGGCTGATATGGGGATAGACGTAAGGGACCCTGAACATCCGATCGGTACGATGTCGGGCGGTGAAAGGCAGTGTTTGGCCATCGCTCGTGCAATTCACTTTGGTGCCAAAGTACTGATTTTGGATGAGCCAACCGCAGCCTTGGGTGTTAAGCAATCTGCGAACGTTCTTAAAGTGGTCGCAAGGGCACGTGGTAAAGGTTTAGCAGTGATTTTAATTACCCACAACGTTCACCATGCTTACCCAGTCGCGGATCGATTTACGCTGCTAAATCGAGGAAAAAGTTTAGGTTCATGGAAAAAAGATGAAGTCTCTCGTGAGGAGATTCTGGAAATGATGTCAGGTGGCGAAGAATTAGAAACGTTGGAAGCGGAATTGGCCGAGTTTGCACGCGCAGATGCTGTGGCGAGTGTGGGCTAG
- a CDS encoding class II fructose-bisphosphate aldolase, which produces MLVSLNEILPQAADSSGAIACCNVFGIEEAIAIVQGAEAINRPVILAVNKDMVDLAGVDVMAGMLVPIAKKSQVPVVVHLDHCYEESIVYQAMHAGFSSVMFDGSQLPFSENLARTQQVAKVAKSLGVSLEGELGSVPYEEGRDHIQSIITSANEAWQYAKESGVDALAVSVGNVHRKMRADSPIDFKRLQDIEEDMPIPLVIHGTSGIHPDDLQKLKRTRVAKFNVGTTLRMAMGCKVRALMKEDLHFDRSRFALAAIPTLQEEVVRVLSLLAPD; this is translated from the coding sequence ATGCTCGTATCACTCAATGAGATACTTCCTCAAGCGGCCGATAGCTCAGGCGCTATCGCTTGCTGCAATGTGTTTGGAATCGAAGAAGCTATCGCGATTGTGCAAGGAGCGGAAGCCATTAACCGACCTGTAATCCTTGCCGTTAATAAAGACATGGTGGATCTGGCTGGCGTAGATGTGATGGCAGGAATGCTGGTTCCTATCGCCAAGAAAAGCCAAGTTCCCGTCGTTGTTCATCTTGATCATTGCTATGAAGAATCGATCGTGTACCAGGCGATGCATGCGGGTTTCAGCTCCGTTATGTTTGATGGTTCTCAATTGCCTTTTTCAGAAAATTTGGCGCGTACCCAACAAGTAGCAAAAGTGGCTAAGTCACTGGGTGTTTCTTTAGAAGGAGAGCTAGGATCCGTACCCTATGAAGAAGGTCGAGATCACATTCAGTCAATTATCACCTCAGCAAACGAGGCTTGGCAGTACGCTAAAGAGAGTGGCGTCGATGCGTTAGCGGTATCCGTTGGAAATGTGCACCGTAAAATGCGAGCAGACAGCCCTATTGATTTTAAGCGTTTGCAAGACATTGAAGAAGACATGCCAATTCCTTTGGTCATACACGGCACTTCAGGAATTCACCCTGATGATCTACAAAAGCTCAAAAGGACCCGAGTGGCAAAATTTAATGTAGGGACCACACTTAGGATGGCAATGGGGTGCAAAGTTCGTGCGTTGATGAAGGAAGACTTACATTTCGATAGAAGTCGATTCGCTCTGGCTGCAATACCTACACTTCAAGAAGAAGTTGTGCGCGTGCTATCTCTTCTTGCGCCAGACTAG
- the iolD gene encoding 3D-(3,5/4)-trihydroxycyclohexane-1,2-dione acylhydrolase (decyclizing), with translation MTTVRLTTAQALVRYLTAQYIEVEGKEESLFGCAFAIFGHGNVTCLGQQLLENQDVFPTWRGQNEQSMALAAIAYARANKRKRIGIATSSVGPGATNMITAAGVAHTNRLPLLLLSGDTFNSRLPDPVLQQTEHFNNPTLTVNDAFKPVSRYWDRITSPAQLVASLPQAMATLLDPGDCGPVFLALPQDTQGDAWDFPEVFFEKKVHRIRRPQPEFEDLEAAATLIKQSKKPVIVAGGGVFYSEAQQQLQEFAEKYGIPVIETIAGRTLLPASHPLNCGPIGATGSDSANNIAEQADLVLAIGTRLQDFTTGSWTVFRDENMKLISVNTCRFDVIKHLSCPIQADAKAALEQISPMLTHWNVDKTWSIFARQERQKWLDIVAERTRPSETATPSYAQVIGKVNQLASPDDRVITAAGGLPAELNMNWQASQSGQLDIEFGFSCMGYEVAAGWGAKMALDNSDAIVLVGDGSYLMLNSDIYSSVLTGHKMIVIVCDNGGFAVINKLQNNTGNESFNNLLKDCTSIRQETELPRVDFVKHAQGLGAIAEKVDSLNGFEAAFSRAKAADQTYVLVVDIDPTLWSSVDAWWEVGLPEITDREEVVKAKETWDEGRRYQRRGI, from the coding sequence ATGACAACGGTAAGACTCACAACAGCTCAAGCGCTCGTTCGCTACCTGACAGCGCAATACATAGAAGTAGAAGGTAAAGAAGAATCCTTATTTGGGTGCGCGTTTGCTATTTTCGGTCATGGGAACGTGACCTGTTTGGGTCAACAACTCTTAGAAAACCAAGATGTGTTCCCGACTTGGCGCGGGCAGAATGAACAATCGATGGCGCTTGCGGCTATAGCCTATGCACGTGCTAACAAGAGAAAACGTATTGGTATTGCTACATCGTCGGTTGGACCGGGAGCCACGAATATGATTACGGCGGCTGGTGTTGCTCACACCAACCGACTCCCATTATTGCTTTTGTCAGGCGACACCTTTAACTCTCGCTTGCCGGATCCGGTTTTACAGCAAACCGAGCATTTCAATAACCCGACCCTAACGGTTAACGACGCATTCAAACCGGTGAGTCGTTACTGGGATCGCATTACCAGTCCCGCGCAATTAGTCGCCTCTTTGCCACAAGCTATGGCGACTTTGCTGGATCCTGGTGATTGCGGCCCGGTTTTTTTGGCGCTACCTCAAGATACTCAAGGTGACGCCTGGGATTTCCCTGAAGTATTTTTTGAGAAAAAAGTACACCGAATTCGACGCCCTCAGCCTGAATTCGAAGACTTAGAAGCTGCCGCCACACTGATTAAGCAGAGCAAGAAACCGGTAATAGTGGCTGGAGGTGGTGTGTTTTACAGCGAGGCGCAACAGCAGCTTCAAGAGTTTGCTGAAAAGTATGGCATCCCCGTAATTGAAACCATTGCAGGTCGAACTCTCTTGCCAGCCTCACATCCCTTAAATTGTGGACCAATTGGTGCGACGGGCTCCGACAGCGCAAATAACATCGCCGAACAAGCAGACTTGGTATTAGCTATCGGTACACGTTTACAAGATTTCACTACAGGTTCTTGGACCGTTTTTCGCGATGAGAACATGAAGTTGATCAGTGTTAACACGTGCCGTTTCGACGTTATTAAGCACCTTTCATGCCCGATACAAGCCGATGCCAAAGCAGCACTCGAACAGATTAGCCCGATGCTAACACACTGGAATGTGGACAAAACATGGTCAATTTTCGCTCGCCAAGAGAGACAGAAATGGTTGGATATCGTTGCAGAACGCACCCGACCTTCGGAGACAGCCACACCGTCCTATGCACAGGTTATTGGCAAAGTGAATCAGCTGGCATCGCCTGACGACAGAGTCATAACCGCAGCAGGTGGTTTACCTGCAGAACTCAACATGAACTGGCAAGCGAGCCAATCAGGTCAGTTAGATATTGAATTTGGTTTCTCTTGTATGGGTTACGAAGTGGCAGCTGGTTGGGGTGCGAAAATGGCTCTGGACAACAGTGACGCCATTGTTCTCGTTGGTGACGGCTCATACTTAATGCTCAATTCAGACATTTACAGCTCCGTTTTAACGGGTCACAAAATGATTGTGATCGTTTGTGATAACGGTGGATTTGCAGTGATCAACAAGCTTCAAAACAACACGGGCAACGAGAGTTTTAACAATTTACTGAAAGACTGTACGTCAATCCGACAAGAAACAGAGCTTCCAAGAGTTGATTTTGTTAAGCACGCTCAAGGCTTAGGGGCGATAGCAGAAAAGGTAGACAGCCTCAATGGCTTTGAGGCCGCTTTTAGCCGCGCAAAAGCAGCGGATCAAACTTACGTACTTGTCGTTGATATCGACCCAACGCTCTGGTCGTCGGTTGATGCGTGGTGGGAAGTCGGACTGCCAGAAATAACCGATCGAGAAGAAGTTGTTAAAGCAAAAGAAACTTGGGATGAAGGTCGGCGTTATCAACGACGAGGCATTTAG
- a CDS encoding Gfo/Idh/MocA family protein produces the protein MFNEEKHFDTPIRWGLIGGGRGSEIGHSHRAAAARDRLFQFVAGALDIDHQRCIDFGTNLGLEKDRCYPSYKVMFEEEAKKENGIQAVSIATPNATHYEIAKAALEAGLHVICEKPVTFHATEAEELKAIAHQNNRMLAVMYGYTGHVMVQQAREMVHRGDIGAVRVIQMQFAHGYHNVEVEKNSPGAKWRMNPEVSGPSFIIGDCGTHVFYLAELITGLKVTSLLCARQSFIESRSPLEDNAHVIMNFDNGATGTMWASAINAGSMHQQKIRIVGEKASIEWWDEYPNQLRYEIQGQPAQVMERGMPYLHNDAAGVSSSRIGGGHGEGFFESWANLYHRYALAIDAFERKDTDFLSTHWYPDIDAGISGVKFVESCVESADKGAIWVSYDDN, from the coding sequence ATGTTTAATGAAGAAAAACACTTTGACACCCCCATTCGTTGGGGGCTCATTGGGGGTGGGCGAGGCAGTGAAATTGGTCATTCTCATCGTGCAGCTGCCGCTCGGGATCGTCTGTTTCAATTTGTAGCTGGTGCATTAGATATTGACCACCAGCGCTGCATAGACTTTGGTACCAACCTAGGCTTAGAAAAAGACCGATGCTACCCCAGCTATAAGGTGATGTTCGAAGAAGAAGCCAAAAAAGAAAATGGTATTCAAGCCGTCTCCATTGCAACGCCAAACGCAACGCACTACGAAATAGCCAAAGCGGCATTAGAAGCTGGGCTGCACGTGATTTGTGAGAAACCTGTGACTTTTCATGCCACTGAAGCAGAAGAGCTTAAAGCGATAGCCCATCAAAATAATCGCATGTTGGCTGTTATGTATGGCTATACCGGCCATGTGATGGTTCAGCAGGCGCGTGAAATGGTGCATAGGGGTGATATCGGCGCAGTTCGTGTTATTCAAATGCAGTTTGCCCACGGGTACCACAACGTAGAAGTGGAAAAAAACTCCCCCGGAGCAAAATGGCGCATGAACCCTGAAGTTTCAGGACCAAGCTTTATCATTGGAGATTGCGGCACTCATGTTTTTTACTTAGCGGAACTGATCACGGGGTTAAAAGTGACGTCCCTTTTATGTGCTAGGCAATCTTTCATTGAATCGCGCTCGCCACTCGAAGATAACGCGCACGTCATTATGAATTTCGACAATGGCGCGACAGGCACTATGTGGGCAAGTGCAATAAACGCAGGATCGATGCATCAGCAAAAAATCCGCATTGTCGGTGAAAAAGCCAGCATAGAATGGTGGGATGAATATCCGAACCAATTGCGTTATGAAATTCAAGGGCAACCTGCGCAAGTCATGGAGCGAGGAATGCCATACCTTCATAACGACGCGGCTGGTGTGAGCAGTTCGCGTATTGGAGGAGGTCATGGTGAGGGATTCTTTGAATCGTGGGCAAATCTTTACCACCGCTATGCCTTGGCTATAGACGCCTTTGAACGCAAAGACACCGACTTTCTTTCCACCCATTGGTATCCAGATATTGATGCAGGTATCAGTGGCGTTAAGTTTGTCGAGTCCTGTGTTGAGTCTGCCGATAAAGGCGCAATATGGGTGAGCTACGATGACAACTAA